The Rhodothermus marinus DSM 4252 DNA segment CTGCCGGCGCTGGTGGTGGTGGATGCCGTCGTGCGCCTGATTCCGGGCGTGCTGGGCGATGCCGAGTCGGCGCTGACCGACTCGTTCCAGGACGGGCTGCTGGATGCGCCCGTCTATACGCGGCCGGCCGTCTTCCGCAGCATGGCCGTCCCCGAGGTGCTGCGTTCGGGCGATCACAAACGCATCGCCGCCTGGCGGGAGGAGCAGCGCCTGCTGAAGACGCGCCAGCGCCGTCCGGATCTGCTCGAAAAACTTGAACCGTCAACGACCCACGACGAATAAAACGGAGGATTCATCATGTCGGACGAACTGATTCGCCTGGTCGAGGCCACGCAGCTGCGGGACGACATCCCGGAGTTCGGCCCGGGCGACACGGTCAACGTGCACGTGCGCGTGGTGGAAGGCGACAAAGAGCGCATTCAGCAGTTCAAAGGCGTGGTCATTTCGATCCGTGGCAGCGGCACCCGCAAGACCTTCACCGTGCGGAAGGTCTCCAACGGCGTGGGCGTGGAGCGCATCTTCCCGCTCTACTCGCCCAAGATCGCCAGGATCGAGGTGCTGCGCCGGGGCCATGTGCGCCGGGCCAAGCTCTACTACCTGCGCCAGCGCTCCGGCAAATCGGCCCGCATCAAGGAGAAGCGCTACGTTGCGCCGGAAGAAGGACGGGAGTAAGGCTCCATGGAGCCCGTCCTCCGGGCCGGCGTTTAACACAACGACGAACGAGTTCCCGAACCGCCGACCGGAACTCCGGGCCGGCGGTTTTTATTGGCATCAACGCAAACTTTCCGGTGAAGCAGGGACGTTATGGTGCGACTGGCGATCTGGGATACCCTGCCGGCCGAGTTCTTCGTCTCGGGACTGACCGCGGGCAACGTGCAGTTGCCGGTGGCGCTTGAGGTGGAGCGCTCTCCGGCACCGGAGGCGTTGGAACGTCTCCTGAACGGCGACGTCGATGTGGCCCTGGTGCCCACGCTCGACGTGCTGCTACACAACGACGAAGTCGACGCACTGCCGGCCGTGGCGCTTTCCTCCTGGAAGTACCCCTACGCACGGATCGTGCTGCGCCAGGGGTTTCTGCAGGTGAATTCGCTGGCGCTGGATCCGCGCTACGCGCAGGAGGCGTTCATCGCGCAGGTAGTGCTTCAGGAACACTACGGCCAGACACCCCAGCCGATCGCCTACGAGGGCGCCACGCGCGACGAACTGCTGGGCGGCGAGGAGGATGCCTGCCTGCTGATCGGCAACGACGTGCCCGCCCTGCAGACCGGCGCGCTGACGCTTGATCTGGGCCAGGAGTGGTACGAACTGGCCAACTATCCGATGGTCTGGGGCCTGTTTGCCGTACGTAAGGGCGAGGGCAACCCGCTCCTTGTCAAAACGCTCCGCCGACTGGCGAAGGCGGCCGAAGCCCGGCGGGAGGTCTGGGCCCAGACCCGCGAAATGACGCCCGAGCTGCACGAATACTTCCTGGAAAACCTGCGCCTGCGTTTTGACGACCTGGTCATGGCCAGCCTGACGGAATTCCGGGAATACCTGTTCTATTTCCAGATTACCGACGAAGTCCCGGACCTGCCCCTGTACACGATCCCGGAGGACGAGGAAGACGAAGAGGAGGACGAAGACGAAGTGCCCCTGCTCTGAACCCGACCCCGCTCGGTATGCCGGACAACATCAAGATCGTCGCCACCAACCGCAAGGCCCGCCACGAATATCAAATCGAAGACACGCTCGAGGCGGGGCTGGTGTTGAAAGGCACCGAGGTCAAGTCCCTCCGGGAAGGGCGGGTCAACCTGCAGGACGCCTATTGCACCGTCGAAAACGGCGAGATGTACCTGCTGAACTGTCACATCTCGCCCTACCGGAACACCGGAGCGCACGACAACCACGATCCGCTCCGGCCGCGCAAACTCCTCATGCACAAGCGAGAGATTGAACGCTGGGGGCAGGCCGCTCAGCAGAAAGGCTACACGATCGTTCCGCTGAAGATCTATTTCAAAAACGGCCGGGCCAAGGTGGAAATCGGGCTGGCGCGCGGTAAAAAGCTCTACGACCGCCGCGCCGACATCGCCGAGCGGGAAGCCCGGCGTCGCCTGGAACGGGTACTCAAAAGTCGTCGAGGATAAACCTTCAGAAGTCCCATGCCGTCGTTCCCACCCGTCGAAGAACAGCTCCGGCAGATTCGCCGTGGCGTTGTCGAGATCATCCCGGAAGAGGAGCTGGTCCAGAAGCTGGAGCGCTCCTACCGTACCGGCAAGCCGCTGATCGTCAAGCTGGGCTGCGATCCCAGCCGGCCCGACCTGCACCTGGGTCATGCCGTCGTACTGCGCAAGCTCCGGCAGTTTCAGGACCTGGGCCACCAGGCCGTGCTGATCATCGGCGACTTTACGGCGATGATCGGCGATCCGACCGGCCGATCCAAGACGCGCCCGGCGCTGACGCTCGAAGAAACGCGGGCCAACGGCCGCACCTACTTCGAACAGGCCGCCAAAATTCTCGACCCCGAGCGGACGATCATCCGCTACAACTCGGAATGGCTCGGCCGGATGACCTTCCGGGACGTGATCGAGCTGGCGGCCAAGTACACGGTGGCCCGCATGCTGGAGCGCGACGATTTCGAGAAGCGCTATAAGGCCGGCGAGCCGATCGGCATTCACGAATTTCTGTATCCGCTGGCCCAGGCCATGGACTCGGTGGAGATTCAGGCCGACGTGGAGCTGGGCGGCACCGACCAGCGCTTCAACCTGCTCGTAGGGCGCGACATCCAGCAGGCATACGGCCAGGAGCCGCAGGTATGCCTGCTCATGCCGATCCTGGAGGGGACCGACGGCGTCGAGAAGATGTCGAAGTCGCTGGACAACTACATCGGGATCACCGAGCCGCCCGAGGAAATGTACGGCAAGGTGCTCTCGATCCCGGATCACCTCATCTATCGCTATTTCGAGCTGGCCACGGACATCCCCACCGAGGAGCTTCCGGCCAAAAAAGAATTTGCCGAGCGTGATCCGCGCAACGCCAAGCACGAGCTGGCCTGGACGATCGTGCGCATGTACCATGGCGAGGAGGCCGCCAACCGGGCGCGGGAGCACTTCGAGCGCACGATCATCCGGGGCGAAGCGCCCGAGGATCTGGAGCCGTTCCGTCCCACGCCGGACGAAGGCACACGCATCGCGCTGGTCAACCTGATCGTGCAGGCCGAGCTGGCTTCGTCCAAGAGCGAGGCCCGGCGGCTGATCCGGCAGGGGGCCGTTTCGATCGACGGCGAGCGCGTCACCGACGAGCACCTGGAGATCGACCTG contains these protein-coding regions:
- the rplS gene encoding 50S ribosomal protein L19, whose product is MSDELIRLVEATQLRDDIPEFGPGDTVNVHVRVVEGDKERIQQFKGVVISIRGSGTRKTFTVRKVSNGVGVERIFPLYSPKIARIEVLRRGHVRRAKLYYLRQRSGKSARIKEKRYVAPEEGRE
- a CDS encoding MqnA/MqnD/SBP family protein — translated: MVRLAIWDTLPAEFFVSGLTAGNVQLPVALEVERSPAPEALERLLNGDVDVALVPTLDVLLHNDEVDALPAVALSSWKYPYARIVLRQGFLQVNSLALDPRYAQEAFIAQVVLQEHYGQTPQPIAYEGATRDELLGGEEDACLLIGNDVPALQTGALTLDLGQEWYELANYPMVWGLFAVRKGEGNPLLVKTLRRLAKAAEARREVWAQTREMTPELHEYFLENLRLRFDDLVMASLTEFREYLFYFQITDEVPDLPLYTIPEDEEDEEEDEDEVPLL
- the smpB gene encoding SsrA-binding protein SmpB, yielding MPDNIKIVATNRKARHEYQIEDTLEAGLVLKGTEVKSLREGRVNLQDAYCTVENGEMYLLNCHISPYRNTGAHDNHDPLRPRKLLMHKREIERWGQAAQQKGYTIVPLKIYFKNGRAKVEIGLARGKKLYDRRADIAEREARRRLERVLKSRRG
- the tyrS gene encoding tyrosine--tRNA ligase — its product is MPSFPPVEEQLRQIRRGVVEIIPEEELVQKLERSYRTGKPLIVKLGCDPSRPDLHLGHAVVLRKLRQFQDLGHQAVLIIGDFTAMIGDPTGRSKTRPALTLEETRANGRTYFEQAAKILDPERTIIRYNSEWLGRMTFRDVIELAAKYTVARMLERDDFEKRYKAGEPIGIHEFLYPLAQAMDSVEIQADVELGGTDQRFNLLVGRDIQQAYGQEPQVCLLMPILEGTDGVEKMSKSLDNYIGITEPPEEMYGKVLSIPDHLIYRYFELATDIPTEELPAKKEFAERDPRNAKHELAWTIVRMYHGEEAANRAREHFERTIIRGEAPEDLEPFRPTPDEGTRIALVNLIVQAELASSKSEARRLIRQGAVSIDGERVTDEHLEIDLAQRAPFVLKVGKRRFARVVWDEAQQPA